Proteins found in one Salmo salar chromosome ssa26, Ssal_v3.1, whole genome shotgun sequence genomic segment:
- the LOC123730791 gene encoding cortexin domain-containing 1 gives MEEGATPDPEFVDVDQGMTLACVAFLCLLLVAMIIRCARVIMDPYSAIPTSTWEEQHLDD, from the coding sequence atgGAGGAGGGGGCCACTCCCGACCCAGAGTTTGTGGACGTGGACCAGGGCATGACGCTGGCCTGTGTGGCCTTCCTCTGCCTTCTCCTGGTGGCCATGATCATCCGCTGTGCCCGGGTCATCATGGACCCCTACAGCGCTATACCCACCTCCACCTGGGAGGAGCAGCACCTGGATGACTAG